The Candidatus Accumulibacter similis genome has a segment encoding these proteins:
- the lolB gene encoding outer membrane lipoprotein LolB codes for MSRRSASSSGKLEAPRRHLGLLLTAVALAACSSQPALRQDRPAALQRDRLQDFVLVGRFTLRHVTQNYAGRIEWQHAGGRDTLLLASPFGQGIAEITGDAKGARLRSSDGSEQVAASSDELLLTVLGYPVSLGRLLAWLRGSDGGNGRFEHDTLGRPLRLQHEDWRIAYEYDDDAPQALPGRLFVEREGGFVLRLRIDEWRLPGAADAPQ; via the coding sequence GTGAGCCGGCGCAGCGCCTCGTCGTCCGGCAAACTCGAGGCCCCGCGCCGCCATCTCGGGCTGCTCCTGACGGCAGTCGCGCTGGCCGCCTGCAGCAGCCAGCCAGCGCTCCGACAGGACCGACCGGCGGCCCTGCAGCGCGACCGGTTGCAGGACTTCGTCCTGGTCGGCCGCTTCACGTTGCGTCATGTGACCCAGAACTACGCTGGACGGATCGAGTGGCAGCATGCCGGCGGACGCGACACGCTGCTGCTGGCGTCGCCGTTCGGACAGGGCATCGCCGAGATCACTGGCGACGCCAAGGGCGCCCGCCTGCGCAGCAGCGACGGCAGCGAGCAAGTTGCGGCGAGCAGCGACGAGCTCTTGCTGACCGTCCTCGGCTACCCGGTCAGCCTCGGCAGACTGCTCGCCTGGCTGCGTGGCAGCGATGGCGGCAACGGCCGTTTCGAGCACGACACGCTGGGCCGTCCGTTGCGCCTGCAGCACGAGGACTGGCGAATCGCCTACGAGTACGACGACGACGCGCCACAGGCGCTGCCCGGTCGGCTGTTCGTCGAACGGGAAGGCGGTTTCGTGCTGCGCCTGCGCATCGACGAGTGGCGCTTGCCCGGCGCGGCGGATGCTCCGCAGTAA
- the ispE gene encoding 4-(cytidine 5'-diphospho)-2-C-methyl-D-erythritol kinase — MLRSKPATGCRWAWDSSFPAPAKLNLLLRVVGRRSDGYHLLQTVFRFLEHADRLHFSPRGDAAVRLATPLPGVPPENDLSVRAARLLQAASGCRRGVDIRIEKHLPLGGGLGGGSSDAATVLLALNHLWQLGLPRKRLQELGLTLGADVPAFVFGHNAFAEGVGEALQAVELPPRWYVVVEPPVQVPTASIFAAPELRRDSPPIDAGDWRPDDIGNDLEAVACAHFPAVAECLHQLSAAAAPARARMTGSGACVFAEFGSAEQAAAALRRLPPGLRAWASAGAGAHPLRELAH; from the coding sequence ATGCTCCGCAGTAAACCCGCCACCGGCTGCCGCTGGGCCTGGGACAGCAGCTTCCCGGCACCAGCCAAGCTTAACCTGTTGCTGCGCGTGGTCGGCCGACGCAGTGATGGCTATCACCTGCTGCAGACCGTCTTCCGCTTTCTCGAGCACGCGGACCGACTGCATTTCTCGCCGCGCGGCGACGCTGCGGTACGGCTCGCCACACCGTTGCCAGGAGTGCCCCCCGAGAACGATCTCAGCGTCCGCGCCGCGCGCCTCCTGCAGGCCGCGAGCGGCTGCCGCCGAGGCGTCGACATCCGCATCGAGAAACACCTGCCACTCGGTGGCGGCCTTGGTGGCGGCAGCTCCGATGCCGCCACCGTACTGCTCGCCCTCAATCATCTCTGGCAGCTCGGCCTGCCGCGTAAGCGCCTGCAGGAACTCGGCCTGACTCTCGGCGCCGACGTGCCGGCCTTCGTTTTTGGCCACAACGCCTTCGCCGAGGGAGTCGGCGAAGCGCTGCAGGCGGTCGAACTGCCGCCGCGCTGGTATGTCGTCGTCGAACCGCCGGTGCAGGTGCCGACCGCAAGCATCTTTGCCGCCCCCGAGCTGCGCCGCGACTCGCCGCCAATCGACGCCGGCGACTGGCGCCCGGACGACATCGGCAATGACCTCGAGGCGGTCGCCTGCGCCCACTTCCCGGCCGTCGCCGAATGTCTCCACCAGCTGTCCGCGGCGGCGGCCCCGGCGCGCGCGCGCATGACCGGTTCCGGCGCCTGTGTCTTCGCCGAATTCGGCAGCGCGGAACAGGCGGCGGCAGCGCTGCGGCGCCTGCCGCCGGGGCTGCGTGCCTGGGCAAGCGCAGGCGCCGGCGCCCACCCGCTGCGCGAGCTGGCGCACTGA